One Pagrus major chromosome 15, Pma_NU_1.0 DNA window includes the following coding sequences:
- the eloal gene encoding elongin A, like isoform X3, whose protein sequence is MSAHNRRTRAEAQQKRFFRCFTVLKILQKLKDLDITLDILAETGIGKTVNSLRRHEQAGEFAKSLVRGWKRLVPKESTSHTEDADASFTDKPEDQDCTNNGLTKEDLNNNCLTSYDNSQNSSDEALFKTGDRKNDSEKQCEEQMRHEDQTENQEKGHDISQKIEIQEDEMEKSVVSKEKKNDQSDRKSGEVVINNSDDTHQKSRSDSREASKSSCDSGRFRSEKESNKKSKPSKESSTEGKDSFPFESNEKHSETFRLSDVRDDRSSGVSRSSEAQNRKRKKSSKEKHKQHKQECETKGHPKHKKAKIKNKDKERDCEAPSMSFESYLNYDVNVFKKKERSGVKKALKKNKTAAEDPSMKPYKPPVMSLNVSSPKQQFKESVMELMNIPLPATLSECEKQISVDYFETKAEKESDFCDVSEESSGFTGQRLNKKMQVYSGAKTVFLPAMMSLHQQCIRTLQNNINLLYETGGVPFEILEPVLERCTPEQLLRIEECNPIYVGVTDHLWGKHCQRDFKDSKLQEYESWKEMYVRLSEERERKLQRLTKSIVSAHSNKPKGRQVKMAFIHTVAKPPRDVRIQQEIHGTAVQQPHQLSVKVQDNRSRPSCNEPSRFSSSSSGAGNTQDPRKKTRVAPMMAKSLKAFKKQLGRR, encoded by the exons ATGAGTGCGCACAATAGACGGACCCGAGCTGAAGCGCAACAGAAACGTTTCTTTAGATGTTTCACG GTTCTAAAGATTTTGCAGAAACTCAAGGATCTGGATATCACATTAGACATTCTTGCT GAAACTGGAATTGGGAAAACGGTTAACTCGTTGCGCAGGCATGAACAGGCGGGAGAATTTGCCAAGTCGCTAGTTAGGGGCTGGAAAAGACTGGTCCCTAAGGAATCCACAAG CCACACAGAAGATGCAGATGCGTCTTTTACGGACAAACCAGAGGACCAAGACTGTACAAATAATGGTTTGACAAAGGAGGATTTAAACAATAATTGCTTAACATCTTATGACAACAGTCAGAACTCTTCAGATGAGGCCCTCTTTAAAACAGGGGATAGGAAAAATGATTCAGAGAAACAATGTGAAGAACAGATGAGACATGAGGACCAGACTGAAAATCAAGAAAAAGGTCATGATATCTCTCAGAAAATTGAAATCCAAGAGGATGAAATGGAAAAATCAGTTGTTTccaaggaaaagaaaaatgatcagAGTGACAGAAAATCAGGAGAGGTCGTAATCAATAACTCAGACGACACTCATCAGAAATCCAGGTCTGATTCCAGGGAGGCCTCAAAAAGCAGCTGTGACAGTGGAAGATTTCGGTCTGAAAAAGAGTCAAATAAGAAATCGAAGCCATCAAAAGAGTCTTCAACAGAAGGCAAAGACTCTTTTCCATTTGAGTCCAATGAGAAACACTCAGAAACCTTTAGACTGAGCGATGTCAGAGACGACAGGTCTTCAGGAGTATCGAGGAGTTCAGAGGctcaaaacaggaaaaggaaaaaatcaaGTAAAGAgaagcacaaacaacacaagCAGGAGTGTGAAACAAAGGGacatccaaaacacaaaaaggccaaaataaagaacaaagacAAGGAACGTGACTGCGAGGCACCTTCCATGTCTTTTGAATCATACTTGAACTATGACGTGAATGTTttcaagaagaaagaaagatcaGGAGTGAAGAAAGCTCTCAAGAAGAACAAGACTGCAGCAGAAGATCCAAGCATGAAACCTTACAAGCCACCTGTGATGTCTCTAAATGTTTCCTCTCCAAAACAG CAGTTTAAGGAGTCTGTAATGGAGCTGATGAACATCCCTTTACCCGCTACTCTGTCCGAATGTGAAAAGCAAATCAGTGTTGACTACTTTGAGACGAAAG CTGAGAAGGAGTCAGATTTCTGTGACGTCTCTGAAGAGTCTTCAGGCTTCACCGGCCAGCGACTTAACAAAAAGATGCAGGTGTACTCCGGTGCCAAGACCGTCTTCCTCCCGGCCATGATGAGCTTGCACCAGCAGTGTATCCGCACGCTCCAGAATAACATCAACC TGCTTTATGAAACTGGCGGAGTCCCGTTTGAGATCCTCGAGCCGGTGTTGGAGAGGTGTACACCGGAGCAGCTGCTACGCATCGAAGAATGCAACCCA ATCTACGTAGGAGTGACCGACCACTTGTGGGGGAAACATTGCCAGAGGGACTTCAAAGACTCCAAACTCCAGGAGTATGAATCATGGAAAGAGATGTACGTCAGGCTGtctgaggagagggagaggaaactCCAAAGACTGACAAAAAGCATCGTCTCGGCACATTCTAACAAACCCAAAG gtcgGCAGGTGAAGATGGCATTTATTCACACTGTTGCCAAGCCACCGAGAGATGTGCGAATTCAGCAGGAAATTCATGGAACTGCTGTTCAGCAGCCTCATCAGCTCAG TGTCAAGGTTCAGGACAACAGATCGAGGCCCAGTTGCAACGAGCCCAGCAggttcagcagcagctcctcggGGGCAGGAAATACACAAGACCCTCGCAAAAAAACAA GAGTTGCTCCGATGATGGCAAAGTCCTTAAAGGCGTTTAAGAAACAGCTGGGACGCAGATAA
- the eloal gene encoding elongin A, like isoform X1 — translation MASSSDVVKKKVMKFKLQLTDTAESATVLKILQKLKDLDITLDILAETGIGKTVNSLRRHEQAGEFAKSLVRGWKRLVPKESTSHTEDADASFTDKPEDQDCTNNGLTKEDLNNNCLTSYDNSQNSSDEALFKTGDRKNDSEKQCEEQMRHEDQTENQEKGHDISQKIEIQEDEMEKSVVSKEKKNDQSDRKSGEVVINNSDDTHQKSRSDSREASKSSCDSGRFRSEKESNKKSKPSKESSTEGKDSFPFESNEKHSETFRLSDVRDDRSSGVSRSSEAQNRKRKKSSKEKHKQHKQECETKGHPKHKKAKIKNKDKERDCEAPSMSFESYLNYDVNVFKKKERSGVKKALKKNKTAAEDPSMKPYKPPVMSLNVSSPKQQFKESVMELMNIPLPATLSECEKQISVDYFETKAEKESDFCDVSEESSGFTGQRLNKKMQVYSGAKTVFLPAMMSLHQQCIRTLQNNINLLYETGGVPFEILEPVLERCTPEQLLRIEECNPIYVGVTDHLWGKHCQRDFKDSKLQEYESWKEMYVRLSEERERKLQRLTKSIVSAHSNKPKGRQVKMAFIHTVAKPPRDVRIQQEIHGTAVQQPHQLSVKVQDNRSRPSCNEPSRFSSSSSGAGNTQDPRKKTRVAPMMAKSLKAFKKQLGRR, via the exons ATGGCCAGCAGCTCTGATGTGGTGAAGAAGAAAGTCATGAAGTTCAAACTTCAGCTCACAGACACGGCAGAGTCCGCTACG GTTCTAAAGATTTTGCAGAAACTCAAGGATCTGGATATCACATTAGACATTCTTGCT GAAACTGGAATTGGGAAAACGGTTAACTCGTTGCGCAGGCATGAACAGGCGGGAGAATTTGCCAAGTCGCTAGTTAGGGGCTGGAAAAGACTGGTCCCTAAGGAATCCACAAG CCACACAGAAGATGCAGATGCGTCTTTTACGGACAAACCAGAGGACCAAGACTGTACAAATAATGGTTTGACAAAGGAGGATTTAAACAATAATTGCTTAACATCTTATGACAACAGTCAGAACTCTTCAGATGAGGCCCTCTTTAAAACAGGGGATAGGAAAAATGATTCAGAGAAACAATGTGAAGAACAGATGAGACATGAGGACCAGACTGAAAATCAAGAAAAAGGTCATGATATCTCTCAGAAAATTGAAATCCAAGAGGATGAAATGGAAAAATCAGTTGTTTccaaggaaaagaaaaatgatcagAGTGACAGAAAATCAGGAGAGGTCGTAATCAATAACTCAGACGACACTCATCAGAAATCCAGGTCTGATTCCAGGGAGGCCTCAAAAAGCAGCTGTGACAGTGGAAGATTTCGGTCTGAAAAAGAGTCAAATAAGAAATCGAAGCCATCAAAAGAGTCTTCAACAGAAGGCAAAGACTCTTTTCCATTTGAGTCCAATGAGAAACACTCAGAAACCTTTAGACTGAGCGATGTCAGAGACGACAGGTCTTCAGGAGTATCGAGGAGTTCAGAGGctcaaaacaggaaaaggaaaaaatcaaGTAAAGAgaagcacaaacaacacaagCAGGAGTGTGAAACAAAGGGacatccaaaacacaaaaaggccaaaataaagaacaaagacAAGGAACGTGACTGCGAGGCACCTTCCATGTCTTTTGAATCATACTTGAACTATGACGTGAATGTTttcaagaagaaagaaagatcaGGAGTGAAGAAAGCTCTCAAGAAGAACAAGACTGCAGCAGAAGATCCAAGCATGAAACCTTACAAGCCACCTGTGATGTCTCTAAATGTTTCCTCTCCAAAACAG CAGTTTAAGGAGTCTGTAATGGAGCTGATGAACATCCCTTTACCCGCTACTCTGTCCGAATGTGAAAAGCAAATCAGTGTTGACTACTTTGAGACGAAAG CTGAGAAGGAGTCAGATTTCTGTGACGTCTCTGAAGAGTCTTCAGGCTTCACCGGCCAGCGACTTAACAAAAAGATGCAGGTGTACTCCGGTGCCAAGACCGTCTTCCTCCCGGCCATGATGAGCTTGCACCAGCAGTGTATCCGCACGCTCCAGAATAACATCAACC TGCTTTATGAAACTGGCGGAGTCCCGTTTGAGATCCTCGAGCCGGTGTTGGAGAGGTGTACACCGGAGCAGCTGCTACGCATCGAAGAATGCAACCCA ATCTACGTAGGAGTGACCGACCACTTGTGGGGGAAACATTGCCAGAGGGACTTCAAAGACTCCAAACTCCAGGAGTATGAATCATGGAAAGAGATGTACGTCAGGCTGtctgaggagagggagaggaaactCCAAAGACTGACAAAAAGCATCGTCTCGGCACATTCTAACAAACCCAAAG gtcgGCAGGTGAAGATGGCATTTATTCACACTGTTGCCAAGCCACCGAGAGATGTGCGAATTCAGCAGGAAATTCATGGAACTGCTGTTCAGCAGCCTCATCAGCTCAG TGTCAAGGTTCAGGACAACAGATCGAGGCCCAGTTGCAACGAGCCCAGCAggttcagcagcagctcctcggGGGCAGGAAATACACAAGACCCTCGCAAAAAAACAA GAGTTGCTCCGATGATGGCAAAGTCCTTAAAGGCGTTTAAGAAACAGCTGGGACGCAGATAA
- the eloal gene encoding elongin A, like isoform X2: MASSSDVVKKKVMKFKLQLTDTAESATVLKILQKLKDLDITLDILAETGIGKTVNSLRRHEQAGEFAKSLVRGWKRLVPKESTSHTEDADASFTDKPEDQDCTNNGLTKEDLNNNCLTSYDNSQNSSDEALFKTGDRKNDSEKQCEEQMRHEDQTENQEKGHDISQKIEIQEDEMEKSVVSKEKKNDQSDRKSGEVVINNSDDTHQKSRSDSREASKSSCDSGRFRSEKESNKKSKPSKESSTEGKDSFPFESNEKHSETFRLSDVRDDRSSGVSRSSEAQNRKRKKSSKEKHKQHKQECETKGHPKHKKAKIKNKDKERDCEAPSMSFESYLNYDVNVFKKKERSGVKKALKKNKTAAEDPSMKPYKPPVMSLNVSSPKQFKESVMELMNIPLPATLSECEKQISVDYFETKAEKESDFCDVSEESSGFTGQRLNKKMQVYSGAKTVFLPAMMSLHQQCIRTLQNNINLLYETGGVPFEILEPVLERCTPEQLLRIEECNPIYVGVTDHLWGKHCQRDFKDSKLQEYESWKEMYVRLSEERERKLQRLTKSIVSAHSNKPKGRQVKMAFIHTVAKPPRDVRIQQEIHGTAVQQPHQLSVKVQDNRSRPSCNEPSRFSSSSSGAGNTQDPRKKTRVAPMMAKSLKAFKKQLGRR, translated from the exons ATGGCCAGCAGCTCTGATGTGGTGAAGAAGAAAGTCATGAAGTTCAAACTTCAGCTCACAGACACGGCAGAGTCCGCTACG GTTCTAAAGATTTTGCAGAAACTCAAGGATCTGGATATCACATTAGACATTCTTGCT GAAACTGGAATTGGGAAAACGGTTAACTCGTTGCGCAGGCATGAACAGGCGGGAGAATTTGCCAAGTCGCTAGTTAGGGGCTGGAAAAGACTGGTCCCTAAGGAATCCACAAG CCACACAGAAGATGCAGATGCGTCTTTTACGGACAAACCAGAGGACCAAGACTGTACAAATAATGGTTTGACAAAGGAGGATTTAAACAATAATTGCTTAACATCTTATGACAACAGTCAGAACTCTTCAGATGAGGCCCTCTTTAAAACAGGGGATAGGAAAAATGATTCAGAGAAACAATGTGAAGAACAGATGAGACATGAGGACCAGACTGAAAATCAAGAAAAAGGTCATGATATCTCTCAGAAAATTGAAATCCAAGAGGATGAAATGGAAAAATCAGTTGTTTccaaggaaaagaaaaatgatcagAGTGACAGAAAATCAGGAGAGGTCGTAATCAATAACTCAGACGACACTCATCAGAAATCCAGGTCTGATTCCAGGGAGGCCTCAAAAAGCAGCTGTGACAGTGGAAGATTTCGGTCTGAAAAAGAGTCAAATAAGAAATCGAAGCCATCAAAAGAGTCTTCAACAGAAGGCAAAGACTCTTTTCCATTTGAGTCCAATGAGAAACACTCAGAAACCTTTAGACTGAGCGATGTCAGAGACGACAGGTCTTCAGGAGTATCGAGGAGTTCAGAGGctcaaaacaggaaaaggaaaaaatcaaGTAAAGAgaagcacaaacaacacaagCAGGAGTGTGAAACAAAGGGacatccaaaacacaaaaaggccaaaataaagaacaaagacAAGGAACGTGACTGCGAGGCACCTTCCATGTCTTTTGAATCATACTTGAACTATGACGTGAATGTTttcaagaagaaagaaagatcaGGAGTGAAGAAAGCTCTCAAGAAGAACAAGACTGCAGCAGAAGATCCAAGCATGAAACCTTACAAGCCACCTGTGATGTCTCTAAATGTTTCCTCTCCAAAACAG TTTAAGGAGTCTGTAATGGAGCTGATGAACATCCCTTTACCCGCTACTCTGTCCGAATGTGAAAAGCAAATCAGTGTTGACTACTTTGAGACGAAAG CTGAGAAGGAGTCAGATTTCTGTGACGTCTCTGAAGAGTCTTCAGGCTTCACCGGCCAGCGACTTAACAAAAAGATGCAGGTGTACTCCGGTGCCAAGACCGTCTTCCTCCCGGCCATGATGAGCTTGCACCAGCAGTGTATCCGCACGCTCCAGAATAACATCAACC TGCTTTATGAAACTGGCGGAGTCCCGTTTGAGATCCTCGAGCCGGTGTTGGAGAGGTGTACACCGGAGCAGCTGCTACGCATCGAAGAATGCAACCCA ATCTACGTAGGAGTGACCGACCACTTGTGGGGGAAACATTGCCAGAGGGACTTCAAAGACTCCAAACTCCAGGAGTATGAATCATGGAAAGAGATGTACGTCAGGCTGtctgaggagagggagaggaaactCCAAAGACTGACAAAAAGCATCGTCTCGGCACATTCTAACAAACCCAAAG gtcgGCAGGTGAAGATGGCATTTATTCACACTGTTGCCAAGCCACCGAGAGATGTGCGAATTCAGCAGGAAATTCATGGAACTGCTGTTCAGCAGCCTCATCAGCTCAG TGTCAAGGTTCAGGACAACAGATCGAGGCCCAGTTGCAACGAGCCCAGCAggttcagcagcagctcctcggGGGCAGGAAATACACAAGACCCTCGCAAAAAAACAA GAGTTGCTCCGATGATGGCAAAGTCCTTAAAGGCGTTTAAGAAACAGCTGGGACGCAGATAA
- the klhl31 gene encoding kelch-like protein 31 encodes MAPKKNKTAKKSKGDINEMTIMVEDSPINKINGLNTLLEGGNGFSCISTEVNDSVYAPNLLEGLSTMRQDSFLCDLTVSTKSKSFDVHKVVMASCSEYIRNILKKDSSLQKIDLNDLSPVGLATAITYAYSGKLTLSLYSIGSTIAAAMLLQISTLVKMCSDFLMQELSVENCMYVANIADAYDLKETKEASQKFMRENFIEFSEMEQFLKLTYEQISDFLSDDSLQLPSEITAFQIAMKWLDFDEKRLKYAADLLTLIRFGTISAQDLVNHVQSVPRMMQDSECHRLLVDAMNYHLLPYQQNILQSRRTKVRGGLKVVLTVGGRPALTEKSLSKEVLYRDADNVWNKLTEMPAKSFNQCVAVLDGFLYVAGGEDQNDARNQAKHAVSNFCRYDPRFNTWIHLSNMIQRRTHFSLNTFNGLLFAVGGRNGDGVQASLECYVPSSNQWQMKAPMEVPRCCHGSSVIDGKILVSGGYINNAYARSVCSYDPSTDTWQDKNSLSTPRGWHCAATVGDRAYVIGGSQLGGRGERVDVLAVESYNPSNGQWSYCTPLHTGVSTAGISTLNNKVYLLGGWNEGEKKYKKCIQVYNPDLNEWTEDDELPEATVGISCCVVTIPTRKTRESRASSVSSAPVSI; translated from the exons ATGGCACCCAAGAAGAACAAGACAGCTAAGAAGAGCAAAGGGGACATCAATGAAATGACCATTATGGTTGAGGACAGCCCCATCAACAAGATCAACGGGTTAAACACTCTGTTAGAGGGAGGAAACGGCTTCAGCTGCATTTCGACTGAAGTCAATGATTCTGTGTATGCCCCCAACCTCCTGGAGGGTTTGAGCACCATGAGGCAGGACAGCTTCCTCTGCGATCTGACGGTTTCCACCAAGTCCAAGTCATTCGATGTCCACAAGGTTGTCATGGCCTCTTGCAGCGAGTACATTCGCAACATCTTGAAGAAGGACTCATCCCTCCAGAAGATCGACCTGAACGACCTGTCACCTGTCGGCCTTGCCACAGCAATCACATATGCCTACTCTGGAAAGCTGACCCTGTCTCTGTACAGCATTGGCAGCACTATTGCTGCAGCCATGCTGCTGCAGATCAGCACCTTAGTGAAGATGTGCAGTGATTTCCTCATGCAGGAGCTCAGTGTGGAGAACTGCATGTATGTGGCCAATATCGCCGATGCCTATGACCTGAAAGAAACCAAGGAGGCATCGCAGAAGTTCATGCGGGAGAACTTCATCGAGTTCTCTGAGATGGAGCAGTTCCTGAAGCTCACCTACGAGCAGATCAGTGACTTCCTCTCGGATGATTCCCTGCAGCTTCCCTCCGAGATCACAGCCTTccagattgccatgaaatggTTGGACTTCGATGAGAAGAGGTTGAAGTACGCGGCAGATCTGCTTACTCTCATCCGCTTTGGCACTATCTCTGCCCAAGACCTGGTGAATCATGTCCAGAGTGTGCCTAGAATGATGCAAGACTCCGAGTGCCACCGTCTCCTTGTTGACGCCATGAATTAccatctgctgccataccaacAGAACATCCTCCAGTCACGCAGAACAAAGGTACGCGGAGGCCTCAAGGTGGTACTCACAGTCGGTGGACGCCCTGCCCTGACAGAGAAATCTCTCAGCAAAGAAGTTCTCTACAGAGATGCAGATAACGTTTGGAATAAGTTGACAGAAATGCCAGCAAAGAGCTTCAACCAGTGTGTGGCGGTCTTAGATGGCTTCCTGTATGTGGCAGGTGGTGAGGACCAGAATGATGCAAGGAATCAGGCGAAACATGCAGTCAGCAACTTCTGCAG ATATGACCCACGCTTCAACACTTGGATTCACTTGAGCAACATGATCCAGAGGCGCACCCACTTCAGCCTCAACACCTTCAACGGCCTCTTGTTTGCTGTCGGAGGGCGAAACGGTGATGGTGTCCAGGCCTCTCTGGAGTGCTATGTGCCCTCCTCCAACCAATGGCAGATGAAAGCTCCCATGGAGGTGCCCCGCTGCTGCCATGGCAGCTCCGTCATCGACGGCAAGATCCTTGTATCAGGAGGTTACATCAACAATGCCTACGCCAGGTCTGTGTGCTCGTACGACCCCTCCACCGACACCTGGCAGGATAAGAACAGTCTGAGCACACCTCGAGGATGGCACTGCGCCGCCACCGTGGGAGACCGAGCCTACGTCATCGGTGGCAGTCAGCTGGGAGGTCGTGGGGAGAGGGTGGATGTCCTCGCTGTCGAATCTTACAACCCCAGCAACGGGCAGTGGAGCTACTGCACTCCTCTTCACACAGGAGTGAGCACAGCCGGTATTTCCACTTTGAACAACAAGGTGTATCTCCTCGGAGGCTGGAACGAGGGCGAGAAGAAGTACAAGAAATGCATTCAGGTTTACAACCCCGACCTCAATGAATGGACTGAGGATGACGAGCTGCCAGAAGCTACAGTCGGCATTTCATGCTGTGTTGTCACCATCCCCACACGGAAAACACGAGAGTCCAGAGCCAGTTCAGTGTCTTCTGCACCAGTCAGTATATAA